From the Scatophagus argus isolate fScaArg1 chromosome 21, fScaArg1.pri, whole genome shotgun sequence genome, one window contains:
- the LOC124053186 gene encoding cytochrome c oxidase assembly protein COX19, whose product MSTAMNFGSKSFQPRPPDKGAFPLDHFGECKAIKEIFMKCLRDNSFDNSKCRLQSKDYLECRMDHQLMTKEPLEKLGFKDLMDTPPRQADGDAKP is encoded by the exons ATGTCAACCGCTATGAACTTCGGGTCGAAGAGTTTCCAGCCTCGACCTCCTGACAAAGGCGCGTTTCCTCTGGATCATTTCG GAGAGTGTAAAGCCATCAAGGAGATTTTTATGAAGTGCCTGAGAGACAACAGCTTTGACAACTCCAAGTGTAGACTGCAGTCCAAAGACTACCTGGAATGCCGCATGGACCA tcaGCTGATGACCAAGGAGCCTCTGGAGAAACTGGGATTTAAGGACCTGATGGATACTCCTCCCAGACAAGCAGACGGAGATGCTAAACCATGA